The following are encoded in a window of Halosolutus halophilus genomic DNA:
- a CDS encoding cobyrinic acid a,c-diamide synthase, with translation MKGFVLGGVSSGVGKTVATLAIVRTLADAGYEVQPAKAGPDFIDPSHHEEIAGRPSRTLDLWLEGEDGLRRNYARGEGDICVVEGVMGLYDGDGSSTAMVAEALGLPVVLVVDAEAGMESVAATALGFREYADAIGRDVEVGGIVAQRAHGGRHEQGIRDALPEALEYFGRIPPSPDLEIPDRHLGLEMGEEAALPRDALQDAAETIDAERLAAVATEPPRPETPVEAADAVDATVAVASDAAFCFRYPATIERFRERAELVTFSPIAGDPVPHCDGVYLPGGYPELNAEDLESAGTLSELGDRASEGLPVLGECGGLMAMSQSLTTAEGDRSEMAGILPADVTMHDRYRALDHVELEAIEGTLTARAGESIRGHEFHYSSANVGRDARFAFETVRGDGIDGDRDGLTEYESLGTYVHVHAESGGFDRFLESIER, from the coding sequence ATGAAGGGGTTCGTGCTCGGCGGCGTCAGCTCCGGCGTCGGCAAGACGGTCGCGACGCTGGCGATCGTCCGGACTCTCGCGGACGCCGGCTACGAGGTCCAGCCCGCGAAGGCGGGCCCGGACTTCATCGACCCGAGCCACCACGAGGAAATCGCGGGACGTCCCTCACGAACGCTCGACCTGTGGCTCGAAGGCGAGGACGGCTTGCGGCGCAACTACGCCCGCGGCGAGGGTGATATCTGCGTCGTGGAGGGCGTGATGGGCCTGTACGACGGCGACGGCTCGAGCACCGCGATGGTCGCTGAAGCCCTCGGGTTGCCGGTCGTCCTGGTCGTCGACGCCGAGGCGGGCATGGAGAGCGTCGCGGCGACCGCGCTCGGCTTCCGCGAGTACGCCGACGCGATCGGTCGCGATGTCGAGGTCGGGGGGATCGTCGCCCAGCGCGCCCACGGCGGCCGCCACGAACAGGGGATCCGCGACGCCCTGCCCGAGGCCCTCGAGTACTTCGGCCGGATTCCGCCGTCTCCCGACCTCGAGATCCCCGATCGCCACCTCGGGCTGGAGATGGGCGAAGAGGCGGCGCTGCCGAGGGACGCGTTGCAGGACGCCGCGGAGACGATCGACGCGGAACGACTCGCAGCGGTCGCAACGGAACCGCCCCGGCCGGAAACGCCGGTCGAAGCCGCCGATGCCGTCGACGCCACTGTTGCCGTCGCCAGCGACGCGGCCTTCTGCTTTCGGTATCCGGCGACGATCGAGCGGTTCCGCGAGCGGGCCGAACTGGTCACGTTCTCGCCGATCGCGGGGGATCCGGTTCCCCACTGTGACGGCGTCTACCTCCCCGGCGGGTATCCCGAACTGAACGCCGAGGATCTCGAGTCTGCGGGGACGCTCTCGGAACTCGGCGATCGGGCGAGCGAGGGGCTCCCCGTCCTCGGCGAGTGCGGCGGTCTGATGGCCATGAGCCAGTCGCTGACGACCGCAGAGGGTGATCGGAGCGAGATGGCCGGCATCCTGCCGGCCGACGTGACGATGCACGATCGCTACCGGGCGCTCGATCACGTCGAACTCGAGGCGATCGAGGGAACGCTGACCGCTCGCGCCGGGGAATCGATCCGCGGCCACGAGTTCCACTACTCGAGTGCGAACGTGGGTCGCGACGCCCGGTTCGCGTTCGAGACGGTGCGCGGCGACGGCATCGACGGCGACCGCGACGGCCTGACCGAGTACGAGTCGCTCGGCACCTACGTGCACGTTCACGCGGAGAGCGGGGGGTTCGATCGATTCCTCGAGTCGATCGAACGCTGA
- a CDS encoding cobalt-factor II C(20)-methyltransferase, producing MTLYGVGLGPGEADLVTVRGKRILEGADVVYSPGRLSRTVALNHVDESTIGDLDFPMTNDEETLRTAWKEAAAEIAPNARDGDVAFVTLGDPNVYSTFGHLRRTIDAFHPGVDLETVPGVSAVTAFATALGVEIEAGAGLSLREAASGASPTGPDRMILFKVTDAPATHEGLVEAGYEVTYGRRLFMEQGETIVTDDPETIDERDYYTLAYAEKEALEVERATAAFRTDDESGSEEATTDGEPVTDGGRR from the coding sequence ATGACGCTCTACGGCGTCGGACTCGGCCCTGGCGAGGCCGACCTCGTCACCGTCCGGGGGAAACGGATCCTCGAGGGCGCGGACGTGGTCTACTCGCCCGGTCGCCTCTCGCGGACCGTCGCGCTGAACCACGTCGACGAGTCGACGATCGGGGACCTGGACTTCCCGATGACGAACGACGAGGAGACGTTGCGAACGGCGTGGAAGGAAGCCGCGGCGGAGATCGCTCCGAACGCACGCGACGGCGACGTCGCCTTCGTCACGCTCGGCGATCCGAACGTCTACTCGACCTTTGGACACCTGCGCCGGACGATCGACGCGTTCCACCCCGGCGTGGACCTCGAGACCGTTCCCGGCGTGAGCGCGGTGACGGCCTTCGCGACCGCGCTGGGCGTCGAGATCGAGGCCGGCGCGGGCCTCTCCCTGCGCGAGGCCGCGAGCGGAGCGAGTCCGACCGGTCCCGATCGGATGATCCTGTTCAAGGTCACCGACGCGCCGGCGACCCACGAGGGCCTCGTCGAGGCCGGCTACGAGGTGACTTACGGCCGACGACTGTTCATGGAACAGGGCGAGACGATCGTCACGGACGATCCGGAGACGATCGACGAACGGGACTACTACACGCTGGCCTACGCCGAGAAGGAGGCCCTCGAGGTCGAGCGGGCGACGGCTGCCTTCCGGACCGACGACGAGAGTGGGTCGGAGGAGGCGACGACAGACGGTGAGCCCGTCACGGACGGAGGACGACGATGA
- the cbiT gene encoding precorrin-6Y C5,15-methyltransferase (decarboxylating) subunit CbiT, which yields MPPIALPHDAKAGPTKPEVRAVVQSKLALDSDDHFAEVGSCTGAVTIEAARRAERVTALERKAERLETTEQNLAANAESVRADVEFRNAEAPEGLPDDADALFLGGSRNFEAVLDHAVETEIDRVVMNVSRLEVAGKATAAFRERDLLEEVVQFQVSHGYELAGATSFDADNPVYMLIGSATPNDDAADADDDDERVAVDGSGRSQTEGPDR from the coding sequence ATGCCACCCATCGCGCTTCCACACGACGCGAAGGCCGGGCCGACCAAGCCGGAGGTCCGCGCCGTCGTCCAGTCGAAACTCGCTCTCGACTCGGACGATCACTTCGCGGAGGTCGGTTCCTGTACGGGGGCCGTCACGATCGAAGCCGCACGACGAGCGGAGCGGGTGACCGCTCTCGAACGAAAAGCCGAGCGCCTCGAGACGACCGAGCAGAACCTCGCGGCGAACGCGGAGTCGGTGCGGGCCGACGTCGAGTTTCGCAACGCGGAAGCGCCCGAGGGACTGCCCGACGACGCCGACGCGCTCTTTCTCGGCGGGAGCCGCAACTTCGAGGCCGTGCTCGACCACGCCGTCGAGACGGAAATCGATCGGGTAGTCATGAACGTCTCGCGTCTGGAAGTCGCTGGTAAGGCGACGGCGGCGTTTCGCGAGCGCGATCTGCTCGAGGAGGTCGTCCAGTTCCAGGTGAGCCACGGCTACGAACTCGCCGGGGCGACGAGTTTCGACGCGGACAACCCGGTCTACATGCTGATCGGGAGCGCGACGCCCAATGACGATGCTGCCGATGCGGACGACGACGACGAAAGAGTCGCCGTCGACGGAAGCGGCCGCTCGCAGACGGAGGGTCCCGATCGATGA